The genomic segment CACAACGACTCTTCATTGCGATCCAGTCGCGTCATTTCCTCGCACTGAAAATCGCCGCACAGCCTGCAACTTCGACGCTCCAATCACCAAACCTGGCCGCCAGTTGCCGCTGGAGTTCGTCCAGGGAATCCTCGGAATTCGAAAAGATCCCTTTCCCGTTGTAAGCTGCCATGAGACGACGGGCTGCGAATCCACGATGAATTCCCTGCGACAACAGCGTCGACCCGAAGACCACGCCGCCGTCGTTTAACAGCGGTCGCAGATGGTCGAAGACGACGCATTTGTCAGCGAGCCTGCCAGGCAGACAATGCAAGACGTAGTTGAGGCCGATGGAATCGAACTTCGCACCGTCAATGTCGACGGATTCCAGAACATTTCTCCGCACTGTTTGGGGAGAATATCGCGCGACCCGCTGCGCCGTCGCCGCCAGACAATTCTCATTCAGGTCCATCAGCACCAGCCGGGGGCTCGTTGACGGAAAACGGCACTTGTCGAGAAAGAAACCTGTCCCGACCCCTACGTCCAGGTGGTTTGCCGAGACGTGGTCGTTATAGAGTTGCACGAGGCGCGAGGTGGGGCACTTCCAGATGAAACGATTGGAAAGACCGAGTACCAGCACGTCGTAGAGCGACAACACCCGGCGGGAATAAACCGCCTGCCCGGCGTCGACGTCCTTTGGCAAAATTGGGTCGTTTAGCATCGTCTCTTCATTGACATGCGATTCAAATTGCGCTGGCGATGACTGCGATGTCGTATTGGAACAAGGACAGAAATGGAAGCAACGTGACAAAACGCTAATCGGCCTTAGATCCCCGGGAATGAACAGATGCCAAACCAGATTCACTGAGACTGGCGGGAGAACGCCGCATGAGCAAAGATGCTCCCCAGAACATATGTCCGGGTTTTGCGAGCGAGTTGCATTCATGTCAGAGAGAAGTTCATTGTCTCGTCGACTGCTGATCGCCGGGTTTTATTTTGCTTCGCTGGCAATCGTTGCCCTCGTGACCGCTTTCCTGACTCGCAACTTCACCGGCCTGGGGCCTGTTCCAGAGCGTTCGGCATTCGCAGGCCGATTGCCGAGTACGCCTGACGGCGACCGGCGTCGATTCCAGATGTTCTACGCGACGAATCGCGACACCAGCGATCCAGCCACCTTCGCAGAGCGCGGGAGCAAACTGGGGAACACGATTTCTACCGGCGTCTTTGACGTGCGGATCGCTCCCTCAATGCCGATCAAACCGTTCGTCTGGTTCGACTCCGAACAAATGGAATGGGCGGGCCAGAAGGAACTGCCGGAGCAGGAATTTCTGGAGCAACTGCGAACGGCTGTCGCCGCGTCTCCAAACAAGTCGGTGCTGGTCATCGTGTGGGGATTTCGAGACTGGTTTCGATCGGCGGCGCTCAAGACCGCATACACGGCTTTTGCGCTCGACATCAATACGCCGATCATCATGTTCGACTGGCCTGGCAATCAGGGTGAAGGCCCCAACGGTTACATGGCCTCGCGCCAAGCCTCCGAAGCCTCCGCGCCGGCACTCGGACAATTTCTGACGAAAGTGCAGCGTGAATCCGGGGCGGAACGAGTCTGGCTCATGGGGAGCAGCCTCGGTTGCCAGACGATTGCCGACAGCTTCAAGTGGCTGCAGTCGCAGCCAGAACTCATTGCAGGCTTGCCGAAAATCGACCATGTCGTACTGGCCGCACCGGATGTCTCGGCCCAGGCGTTTGACGACAAGTTCGCCGACAGCATCAAGGCGCTGTCACGTTACTTGACGGTCTACGTCAGTTCGAACGACAAGGCCCTGCTGATGAGCCACTGGCTCAATCGCGATCGCCGGCTCGGGCGGCTCGCAGAGATTTCGGTCCCACCGGAAGAACGGGCCAGCCAGTATCAGCTTGAAGAAGGGCTCGAACTCCTCGATCTGCAGGCCGAAGAAGGGCTCAGCAATCTGTCGATGGTCGATGCGACGCCAATCAATCTGACGAGAAACCTGCACCACTTCTTCACGGACTCGCCGGAGTTCTTCGACGATTTGTATCGCCACCTGCTGCAGCCAGACAGCATGGTCAGCCGCCGCTTGCATGCTCTGCGTGCCGGTGAAGGGCGGAACTATTGGATTCTGTGGAATGACTGATGCTTTGAGAGCATGTTTCGAATTCGACTCCGGATTCCAACGTCAAAAAAGCTCATTG from the Planctomicrobium piriforme genome contains:
- a CDS encoding alpha/beta hydrolase, with the translated sequence MSRRLLIAGFYFASLAIVALVTAFLTRNFTGLGPVPERSAFAGRLPSTPDGDRRRFQMFYATNRDTSDPATFAERGSKLGNTISTGVFDVRIAPSMPIKPFVWFDSEQMEWAGQKELPEQEFLEQLRTAVAASPNKSVLVIVWGFRDWFRSAALKTAYTAFALDINTPIIMFDWPGNQGEGPNGYMASRQASEASAPALGQFLTKVQRESGAERVWLMGSSLGCQTIADSFKWLQSQPELIAGLPKIDHVVLAAPDVSAQAFDDKFADSIKALSRYLTVYVSSNDKALLMSHWLNRDRRLGRLAEISVPPEERASQYQLEEGLELLDLQAEEGLSNLSMVDATPINLTRNLHHFFTDSPEFFDDLYRHLLQPDSMVSRRLHALRAGEGRNYWILWND
- a CDS encoding class I SAM-dependent methyltransferase encodes the protein MLNDPILPKDVDAGQAVYSRRVLSLYDVLVLGLSNRFIWKCPTSRLVQLYNDHVSANHLDVGVGTGFFLDKCRFPSTSPRLVLMDLNENCLAATAQRVARYSPQTVRRNVLESVDIDGAKFDSIGLNYVLHCLPGRLADKCVVFDHLRPLLNDGGVVFGSTLLSQGIHRGFAARRLMAAYNGKGIFSNSEDSLDELQRQLAARFGDWSVEVAGCAAIFSARK